In Hallerella succinigenes, the following are encoded in one genomic region:
- a CDS encoding ATP-binding protein, whose amino-acid sequence MALKRFPIGVQDFAVIREDGKYYVDKTDLIYKLVKADRYFFLSRPRRFGKSLLVSTLQYYFEGRKDLFTGLAMEKLETEWKKYPVFKLSFAGNKFITEEDLADTLNLKLGEWERQYGLVPSDKSAWGVRFELLIKAAHASTGMPPVVLVDEYDAPLLDSMENPELQLTLKNEMRKLFSPLKDLGGILRFVFLTGISKFSQLSIFSELNNLKVITMNDDYAAICGITKEEVLTQMQPEIQALADKNGLTYDGACEALTRQYDGYHFSKNSPDVFNPFSLINSLSDGELANYWFSTGTPTILTRLMRKYKVDPTPFDTGFEATLDMFDAPTETAKNPIPMLYQSGYLTIKSSKPGSRFVLGFPNDEVRLGFLKALMPYYAMDDVVQNDSFLLRFVDALDDCDIEQALTLMKAFMSGIPYDTERQDEAHYKTIFFLTFKLCTPYVVRTEERSAAGRADAVVETAGAVYVFEFKLDKSATVDDALKQIDDKGYLIPYSVTMAKDGNPKKLFKIGVTFDQEKRTIGEWKVVEG is encoded by the coding sequence ATGGCGTTAAAGAGATTTCCCATCGGTGTGCAGGATTTCGCGGTGATTCGCGAAGACGGCAAGTATTACGTTGACAAAACCGACTTGATCTATAAATTGGTCAAAGCGGACAGGTATTTCTTTTTGTCCCGTCCGCGCCGTTTCGGGAAATCGCTGCTGGTCAGCACGCTGCAATACTATTTTGAAGGGCGCAAGGACTTGTTCACTGGCCTCGCGATGGAGAAACTCGAGACCGAGTGGAAAAAGTACCCGGTGTTCAAGTTGAGTTTCGCGGGGAACAAGTTCATTACCGAAGAGGACCTGGCAGATACGCTCAATTTGAAGCTTGGCGAATGGGAACGCCAGTATGGGCTTGTACCGTCCGACAAGTCGGCTTGGGGTGTGCGTTTCGAGTTGCTTATCAAGGCTGCTCATGCAAGCACAGGCATGCCCCCTGTAGTGCTTGTCGACGAATACGACGCCCCGCTGCTGGATTCCATGGAAAATCCGGAACTCCAGCTCACGCTCAAGAACGAGATGCGCAAGCTGTTCAGCCCGCTCAAGGATTTGGGCGGCATCCTCCGCTTCGTGTTCCTCACGGGCATCAGCAAGTTCAGCCAGCTCTCGATTTTCAGCGAGCTCAACAATTTGAAGGTCATCACGATGAACGATGACTACGCGGCCATCTGCGGAATTACGAAGGAAGAAGTGCTGACCCAGATGCAGCCCGAGATCCAGGCCCTCGCAGACAAGAACGGCTTGACCTATGACGGTGCATGCGAGGCGCTAACGCGCCAGTACGACGGCTACCACTTCAGCAAGAACTCGCCGGACGTGTTCAATCCGTTCAGCCTTATCAATTCGCTAAGTGATGGAGAACTTGCCAACTACTGGTTTTCCACGGGAACGCCGACGATTCTGACCAGGCTCATGCGCAAGTACAAGGTGGACCCGACGCCTTTCGATACCGGTTTCGAGGCAACTCTTGACATGTTCGACGCACCGACGGAGACTGCCAAGAACCCTATCCCGATGCTGTACCAGAGCGGTTACCTGACGATAAAATCTTCCAAACCGGGAAGTCGTTTTGTGCTGGGATTCCCGAACGACGAAGTCCGCCTCGGGTTTTTGAAGGCCCTGATGCCCTATTATGCAATGGACGATGTTGTTCAAAACGACTCGTTCCTGTTACGTTTTGTCGATGCGCTTGATGACTGCGACATCGAACAGGCTCTCACCCTCATGAAGGCGTTCATGAGCGGCATCCCCTACGACACGGAGCGCCAGGACGAAGCCCATTACAAGACAATCTTCTTCCTTACGTTCAAACTGTGTACGCCATACGTCGTGCGTACCGAGGAACGCAGTGCCGCAGGCCGTGCCGACGCCGTAGTGGAAACCGCCGGCGCCGTTTATGTATTCGAGTTCAAGCTGGACAAGTCGGCCACCGTCGACGACGCGCTGAAGCAAATCGACGACAAGGGCTACCTGATTCCATATTCCGTCACGATGGCCAAAGACGGCAACCCGAAGAAGTTATTCAAGATTGGTGTTACGTTCGACCAGGAAAAGCGCACCATCGGCGAATGGAAGGTTGTGGAAGGGTAA
- a CDS encoding UPF0175 family protein, whose translation MEMTTVQLKVPVAMKPYIATKPDGELVQLALLLHPFVKNETISHGRAAEILGITKWQLIELYANEGFAYFDMDWSEVEEDVATYERLKAKEAAQV comes from the coding sequence ATGGAAATGACAACGGTCCAGCTTAAGGTTCCCGTGGCTATGAAACCGTATATAGCGACGAAGCCAGATGGCGAACTTGTCCAGTTGGCCCTGTTGTTGCATCCGTTCGTGAAGAACGAGACCATTTCGCATGGTCGTGCCGCGGAAATCCTCGGCATCACAAAGTGGCAACTTATTGAACTTTACGCCAACGAGGGGTTCGCTTATTTTGACATGGACTGGAGCGAGGTAGAAGAAGACGTTGCAACCTATGAACGCCTGAAAGCCAAAGAGGCCGCACAGGTATGA
- a CDS encoding PIN domain-containing protein, translating to MKKSTPKSHRRGQANEVLSRKKFHFPTETVDFLISRLKSIGVNLAAVETLVGDFPDPKDAVFFEVAMEKNKTDETFLVTGNQKHFSQHPKVVTPAEMLRILDNL from the coding sequence TTGAAGAAATCAACGCCGAAATCGCACAGGCGCGGGCAGGCAAATGAAGTCCTATCGCGCAAGAAGTTTCATTTTCCAACAGAAACCGTCGATTTCTTGATTTCTCGCCTGAAATCCATCGGCGTGAACCTTGCTGCCGTTGAAACTCTCGTTGGCGATTTTCCCGATCCGAAAGATGCGGTGTTTTTCGAGGTCGCCATGGAGAAGAACAAGACCGATGAAACTTTTCTGGTCACGGGCAACCAGAAGCATTTTTCGCAACACCCGAAAGTCGTCACCCCTGCGGAAATGCTGAGAATTCTGGACAACCTGTAG
- a CDS encoding ATP-binding protein, with the protein MAQRGKYILIDFSKASSEIMALFDDLSNLDYIFLRLKIAYQVELEERKSCIVFDEIQLCPKARQAIKHLVKDHRYDYIETGSLISIRKNVEKIVIPSEETRMELFPLDYEVFRWALGDRATANLLREAVAKRIPLGNGVHRKLMRDFRLYMLVGGMPQAVHECIRSNSFKMVDSVKREIIELYEDDFSKIDPSGRAASLFDAIPAQLTGNAKRYQVSSVLPGTKADRIEEIVANMSDSSTIALAYHANDPNTGLAMNKNINFYKMFTADTGLFVTLAFKDKDFTNNIIYEKLLSDKTSANLGYIYENAVAQMLRSAGHELYYYAWPKENTNSNYEVDFIISEKSKICPIEVKSSGYKSHASLDEFCKKYSRRIGRRILAYTKDFMVDGKTDCIPVYWIPFLQS; encoded by the coding sequence TTGGCTCAGAGAGGTAAATACATTCTCATTGACTTTTCGAAGGCTTCTTCGGAAATTATGGCGCTGTTCGACGACCTTTCGAACCTGGACTACATTTTTCTGCGGCTCAAAATTGCCTACCAGGTTGAACTGGAAGAACGCAAGTCCTGCATCGTTTTCGACGAGATCCAGTTGTGCCCCAAGGCAAGGCAGGCCATCAAGCACCTTGTCAAGGACCACCGCTACGACTACATCGAAACAGGCTCGCTCATATCCATCAGGAAGAACGTAGAAAAAATAGTCATTCCAAGTGAAGAAACCCGAATGGAACTTTTCCCGCTAGATTACGAGGTGTTCCGTTGGGCTCTAGGCGACAGGGCCACCGCTAACCTGCTCAGGGAGGCCGTCGCCAAAAGAATCCCTCTCGGTAACGGGGTGCACCGGAAACTGATGCGGGACTTCCGGCTGTATATGCTTGTGGGCGGCATGCCGCAGGCGGTTCACGAATGTATCCGGTCGAACAGTTTCAAGATGGTCGATTCGGTCAAGCGCGAAATCATAGAACTTTACGAAGACGACTTTTCCAAGATCGATCCAAGCGGCCGAGCCGCAAGCCTGTTCGACGCAATCCCCGCACAGCTTACCGGCAACGCCAAGCGCTATCAGGTCAGTTCGGTGCTACCCGGCACCAAGGCGGACCGCATTGAAGAAATCGTTGCGAACATGAGTGATTCTTCTACCATCGCACTCGCCTACCATGCAAACGACCCGAATACAGGCCTCGCCATGAACAAGAACATCAACTTTTACAAGATGTTCACCGCCGACACGGGGCTTTTCGTAACGCTCGCCTTCAAGGACAAGGACTTTACGAACAACATCATCTACGAGAAACTCCTGTCGGACAAGACCAGTGCCAATCTGGGATACATTTACGAAAACGCCGTCGCACAAATGCTGCGTTCCGCAGGCCACGAACTCTATTACTACGCATGGCCCAAGGAGAACACGAACAGCAATTACGAGGTAGATTTTATCATATCGGAGAAAAGTAAAATCTGCCCCATCGAAGTCAAGTCGTCGGGCTACAAGTCGCATGCATCCCTTGATGAATTCTGCAAGAAATATTCACGCCGCATCGGTCGCCGCATTCTCGCTTACACAAAAGATTTTATGGTTGACGGGAAAACAGACTGCATTCCCGTTTACTGGATTCCATTTTTGCAATCCTAA
- a CDS encoding ATP-binding protein, which produces MEFLDREEESKRLKAELSRKGASFVVVYGRRRLGKSTLLKRVLKENDVYFMADRSEESAQRRCLAMTIAVRYEGFDSVAYPDWESLFRAFNYRCAKGSTLCLDEFPYLVKSCEMLPSTLQKLLDEKSLNFNLVICGSSRQMMFDVALDEKSPLYGRAHGILRLKPIPISYLPSALKISAKEAVSEYAVWGGVPRYWELRERYRNFKSALRELALSPMGVLHDEPVHILRDDMRDLVQASTLLGIIGNGANRISQIAACAEKNAATLSAPLKRLVTMQLVDREIPFGENPKNSKHGIYHLSDPFISFYYRFISPYRSLLELGRIDYVEEIVKQHFSEFEGFCWERLCRQAVSGQVVGGEMFNVASRWWGNVGKSERIEIDVVAESMDKKTLLVGECKWTNSENAGRLFAHLNEQVQKLPFVQKYKKIIPVLFLKEKPRDKTDGIVFLPEDILKII; this is translated from the coding sequence ATGGAATTCCTAGATCGTGAAGAAGAATCGAAAAGGCTGAAGGCGGAACTCTCCCGGAAGGGGGCGTCTTTTGTCGTTGTCTATGGCCGTCGCAGGTTGGGCAAGTCCACCTTGTTAAAGCGCGTCTTGAAGGAAAACGATGTCTATTTTATGGCGGACCGTTCGGAAGAATCCGCCCAGCGGCGTTGCCTGGCCATGACGATTGCAGTCCGGTATGAGGGTTTCGATTCCGTTGCTTACCCCGACTGGGAGTCGCTTTTTAGGGCTTTCAACTACAGGTGCGCGAAGGGCTCTACGCTCTGCCTGGACGAGTTCCCGTATCTTGTGAAATCCTGCGAGATGTTGCCCTCTACGCTGCAGAAGTTGCTGGACGAAAAGTCCTTGAACTTCAACCTGGTGATTTGCGGCTCGTCGCGACAGATGATGTTCGATGTCGCCCTCGATGAAAAATCTCCATTGTATGGGCGTGCCCATGGAATTCTCCGGTTGAAGCCTATTCCGATTTCTTACTTGCCTTCTGCGTTGAAAATTTCGGCAAAGGAGGCCGTTTCTGAATATGCCGTTTGGGGCGGGGTGCCCCGCTATTGGGAACTGCGTGAACGGTATCGGAATTTCAAGTCGGCCTTGCGGGAATTGGCCCTTTCTCCCATGGGCGTCCTTCATGACGAGCCTGTGCACATTTTGCGCGACGACATGCGCGACCTGGTGCAGGCCTCCACGCTTCTTGGAATCATCGGGAACGGTGCGAACCGAATTTCGCAGATTGCGGCATGTGCCGAAAAGAATGCGGCGACTTTGAGCGCCCCTTTAAAAAGGCTCGTGACCATGCAGCTTGTGGATCGGGAGATTCCCTTCGGAGAAAATCCGAAAAATAGCAAGCACGGCATTTACCACTTGTCCGACCCGTTTATCAGTTTCTATTACCGATTCATAAGTCCGTATCGCTCGCTGCTAGAACTGGGCCGTATCGATTACGTGGAAGAAATCGTAAAACAGCATTTCTCTGAATTTGAAGGTTTTTGCTGGGAACGCCTTTGCCGGCAGGCGGTTAGCGGGCAGGTTGTCGGTGGCGAGATGTTCAATGTAGCTTCCAGGTGGTGGGGCAATGTCGGCAAGTCAGAACGGATCGAAATCGATGTCGTTGCCGAAAGCATGGACAAGAAAACGCTACTTGTCGGGGAATGCAAATGGACGAATAGCGAAAATGCAGGGCGCCTGTTTGCTCATCTGAATGAGCAGGTCCAGAAATTGCCGTTCGTCCAGAAGTATAAAAAAATCATTCCGGTTCTTTTTTTGAAAGAAAAACCTCGCGACAAGACGGATGGAATAGTCTTTTTGCCGGAAGACATCCTTAAAATTATTTAA
- a CDS encoding type II toxin-antitoxin system RelB/DinJ family antitoxin has protein sequence MQSTLLQVRVDEKTRSAAGSIFEKLGIDMPTAVRMFLARTILENGIPFSMKLRPPAPDDVLEAMKQASQSAANAGVADMSLEEINAEIAQARAGK, from the coding sequence ATGCAGAGCACATTGCTACAAGTCAGGGTGGACGAAAAGACCCGTTCCGCAGCAGGGAGTATTTTCGAAAAACTCGGCATAGACATGCCGACAGCCGTCCGAATGTTCCTTGCCCGCACCATTCTCGAAAACGGCATTCCTTTCAGCATGAAACTCCGCCCGCCCGCACCCGACGATGTCCTTGAAGCCATGAAGCAGGCTTCGCAGTCCGCCGCCAATGCAGGAGTCGCCGACATGTCCCTTGAAGAAATCAACGCCGAAATCGCACAGGCGCGGGCAGGCAAATGA
- a CDS encoding type II toxin-antitoxin system PemK/MazF family toxin: MTHGEVWLIDFGDPVGGLPSKIRPAVVMQNDLLGIKNLNTVVAIPFTSNLERAGHEPNILFRKEETGLPKDSVAVIHLIGAVNKFCFDRGKALFVR; the protein is encoded by the coding sequence ATGACACATGGTGAAGTCTGGCTAATCGATTTTGGCGACCCAGTTGGCGGCCTTCCGTCCAAGATTCGCCCTGCGGTCGTGATGCAAAATGATCTGCTCGGCATAAAGAATCTGAACACTGTCGTTGCGATTCCTTTTACTTCGAATCTCGAAAGGGCGGGCCACGAGCCGAACATTCTGTTCCGAAAGGAAGAAACGGGTCTTCCGAAGGATTCAGTTGCGGTTATTCACCTTATCGGTGCGGTCAACAAGTTCTGTTTTGACAGAGGAAAAGCCTTATTCGTCAGATAA
- a CDS encoding ATP-binding protein, with protein sequence MKSVGNNLVKVVVGQRRVGKSFVLRQVLSQIVAGGVPAENTLYINKEFLEFSAIKSAEDLQSLYAAYKNRFSPQGRTYLFIDEIQYIDGWERFVNARSQDFAEPCEVFISGSNSDILSGELSTMLSGRYVRFEVFPYSFGEFCELTGKPQDASSFTDYVQHGALPELFNLDSEEMRRNYVESLKDSVMLRDVVQRYRIKDATLLNDLFVFLSNNASNLISFTNVVKSLKGQGRKTNYETVSTYAGYLENAFLIHSCPRFNIRGKDSLSGPAKYYMNDFSFHNYLYAGFGYGMGYLFENAIYLELRRRGYDVYVGELDGSEVDFVAIRNDARIYIQAAYKMEGESTIAREYAPLEKIRDSYPKFVVSLDEFRLPSNNGILHVRPWEIP encoded by the coding sequence ATGAAAAGTGTCGGAAACAACCTGGTCAAGGTTGTTGTCGGGCAGCGTCGTGTCGGAAAGAGTTTCGTTTTGCGGCAGGTCTTGTCGCAAATCGTTGCAGGCGGAGTTCCCGCCGAGAACACCCTATACATCAACAAGGAATTTCTTGAATTCTCCGCCATAAAATCCGCAGAGGACTTGCAGTCTCTTTACGCTGCTTACAAGAACCGTTTTTCGCCCCAAGGCAGGACCTATCTTTTCATTGACGAAATCCAGTATATCGATGGATGGGAAAGATTTGTGAACGCCCGTTCGCAGGATTTTGCCGAGCCTTGCGAAGTATTCATAAGCGGGTCCAATTCGGATATTCTCTCCGGGGAACTTTCAACCATGCTTTCGGGCCGATATGTCCGGTTTGAAGTGTTTCCATACAGTTTTGGCGAGTTTTGCGAGTTGACCGGCAAGCCGCAGGATGCGTCGTCTTTTACGGATTATGTCCAGCATGGGGCCCTGCCCGAACTGTTCAACCTTGATTCGGAGGAAATGCGACGGAATTATGTCGAGAGTCTGAAGGATTCCGTGATGCTTCGCGATGTCGTGCAGCGTTACAGAATCAAGGACGCTACCTTGCTGAACGATCTTTTTGTCTTTCTTTCGAATAATGCCTCGAACTTGATTTCTTTCACGAATGTGGTCAAGAGCCTTAAGGGGCAAGGGCGGAAAACAAATTACGAGACTGTCTCGACTTATGCGGGGTATTTGGAAAACGCCTTCTTGATACATTCCTGTCCGCGCTTCAACATTCGTGGCAAGGATTCGCTGTCCGGTCCTGCCAAATACTACATGAACGATTTTTCGTTCCACAATTACCTGTATGCGGGTTTTGGGTATGGAATGGGTTATCTTTTTGAAAATGCCATTTATCTGGAACTTCGCAGGCGTGGCTACGATGTGTATGTCGGGGAATTGGATGGGAGCGAGGTCGATTTTGTCGCAATCAGGAACGACGCGCGCATTTACATCCAGGCTGCCTATAAGATGGAGGGCGAGTCGACCATTGCCCGAGAATACGCTCCGCTGGAAAAAATCAGGGACAGTTATCCAAAATTTGTTGTGTCGTTGGATGAGTTCCGGCTGCCATCGAATAACGGAATTTTGCATGTCCGCCCTTGGGAAATACCTTGA
- a CDS encoding FISUMP domain-containing protein, which produces MNKFKTLLFLAVFGGIGLWGCDDSSSASSNGPDENAAVDSSSSICKDCDDELSSSDKKIESSAEKGDESSDDAKTGKSSSSKENRTSSSSSQKNVNISLGGEIRICEENEQKVVISEIDTGYVTCRNNQWVVDSIVEIINPKVYPNMDSVFGSEYVHGTFTDDRDKKVYKTANIYYDYDGVSTITVMAQNLNYAEITIDSTRKVFDDSKVEKRCYKDDPWYCDNYFGALYTWSEAMGLPKVCDSVGVAENPKCNIDLSKKVQGVCPTGWHVMDETEWKHIAYYNGIDMSYTLLSHAVWPQKKGHNSYGLSILPYGDEGYEDHQAFFWLPQEYKSNNKRGNYIAIAMVDNTVRFEISSGEKDAFMYIRCVLDYDKTILK; this is translated from the coding sequence ATGAACAAGTTCAAGACACTACTTTTCTTAGCCGTGTTTGGCGGAATAGGCCTTTGGGGCTGTGATGATTCGTCGTCAGCCTCTAGCAATGGACCGGATGAAAATGCCGCTGTTGATTCTTCATCCTCTATTTGTAAAGATTGTGATGACGAATTGAGTAGTTCTGATAAAAAGATTGAATCCTCTGCTGAGAAGGGTGATGAATCATCGGATGATGCTAAAACAGGCAAGTCTTCTTCAAGTAAGGAAAATAGAACAAGTAGTTCTTCGAGCCAGAAAAATGTGAACATAAGTTTGGGTGGTGAAATTCGAATTTGTGAGGAAAATGAGCAGAAGGTTGTAATATCCGAAATTGATACAGGATATGTTACATGTCGAAATAACCAATGGGTTGTTGATTCTATTGTAGAAATTATTAACCCCAAGGTTTACCCTAACATGGATAGTGTTTTTGGTTCTGAATATGTTCATGGAACTTTTACGGACGATCGTGACAAAAAGGTTTATAAGACCGCCAACATTTATTATGACTATGACGGAGTCTCCACCATTACCGTGATGGCTCAGAATTTGAACTACGCAGAAATAACGATTGACAGCACCAGAAAGGTTTTTGATGATAGTAAGGTAGAGAAACGCTGCTACAAGGATGACCCCTGGTACTGCGACAACTACTTTGGTGCACTTTACACCTGGAGCGAAGCGATGGGACTCCCCAAGGTGTGTGACAGCGTGGGCGTTGCGGAAAACCCCAAGTGTAATATTGACCTTAGCAAAAAAGTTCAGGGGGTATGCCCGACGGGTTGGCATGTGATGGACGAGACTGAGTGGAAACATATTGCGTACTATAACGGAATCGATATGAGTTATACACTCCTTTCGCATGCCGTGTGGCCGCAGAAAAAGGGGCACAATTCGTATGGGTTGAGCATCTTGCCTTATGGAGATGAAGGATACGAAGACCATCAAGCTTTTTTTTGGCTTCCGCAAGAGTACAAATCTAATAATAAGAGAGGAAATTATATTGCAATCGCTATGGTCGACAATACTGTTCGATTTGAAATATCATCAGGTGAAAAAGATGCATTTATGTATATACGATGCGTCCTTGATTATGATAAAACAATCTTGAAATAA
- a CDS encoding DUF3368 domain-containing protein, translated as MIVVSDTTPLISLLKIRRLDLLERLFGAVHIPQGVFDELTANPDFAEEASEIQECEFIKIQDVNPQEVSLFRRTTGLDLGESEALVLTDRLKADLLLVDEIRARHVAKSIGFNIMGTIGVFSAAYKEGFISADEIREAVEILRSSGRHIGERLFKKLIETL; from the coding sequence ATGATTGTCGTCTCCGATACCACGCCACTTATTTCCCTCCTTAAAATTCGTCGCCTTGATTTGCTGGAACGTCTTTTTGGGGCTGTCCATATTCCTCAAGGAGTCTTCGACGAACTGACGGCAAACCCCGATTTTGCTGAAGAGGCGTCCGAAATTCAGGAATGCGAATTCATCAAAATTCAGGATGTCAACCCACAAGAAGTGTCCCTTTTTAGGCGGACTACGGGGCTTGACCTTGGCGAGAGCGAGGCTCTGGTTCTTACCGACAGGTTGAAAGCCGACTTGTTGCTTGTTGACGAGATTCGCGCGAGGCATGTCGCAAAATCTATCGGTTTCAATATAATGGGGACAATAGGCGTTTTCAGTGCCGCCTATAAAGAGGGTTTCATTTCTGCCGATGAAATTCGCGAGGCTGTGGAAATCCTGCGTTCCAGCGGGCGGCATATCGGTGAGCGACTTTTCAAGAAGTTGATTGAAACCTTGTAA